The region AGAATCACTAAAGCTTATTTAATACTAGCCTAAAACTGTGAGGCACTGTAGAGCACCATTGCACATTTAGGCTTGTGGACGTTGTCATATTCACACAGTCTTCTGAAATTCAATGAGGCCCCTTTCCAATGccatgttactgtaaaaaaaaaaaaaaaaaaaagaaaacaaaagaaaagtaataataatttgattatgagtaaaaaatttataatcatataaataaatgttaatccaGAGCCATTTAAGACCATTTTGGCACCTTAAGTGAGATCCCTAttggcattaaataaataaatgtaaattaaatgaaatgaaagtaaattaaatgaataaattaaataatgtataaaactatatatttaaatataattgtatttttgttaaatttctttctttcttttttttttttactttggtcaTGGAAATCATAATATAGGTTATTTGCTGAAGCTCTCATTCGTCTAAAACTTATGTAATTTCAATGTGCATTCAATTTTTTGTATATCTAATCACGGTCTTCCTAATAACATTATGCAAATAATATGTTATGTCAATGTTAAAGGGACAAtttacccaaaaaagaaaatgataccatcatttactcaccctgaagatatttgaaagaatgttgataaccaaacagttgctaatgaccatacaatttttttttccatactatggaagtcaatggctaccgtcaacaacattcaaaatatcttcttttgtcctcagcagaacaaagaaactcatatGAGTTTGGAAGaacttgagaatgagtaaatgataacaattcATTCTTAACAAGGCTGTTTGGCCACTCTTTGGTGCCCCCTCCAAATGGTGGTGCCCCAGGTGACCGCCTAGTTCGTCTGTCCCTAGAGAAATTACCCTGTGTTggaaatttatattattttcgtATCCAAACTTGAGAAAATGCAAAAAAGGCACATACcacatgctattttttttttacacctctgACTTccatatatttcattaaatacgTCTGAACTTGAGAGGCAATGGCTCATTAATTTAAGTTAAAAGTGAAAATGATATACCACATGGTTTAGTCAGAGAGGTTCCCTGCTGTGAGAAACAGCTTGTATTTTCTGTGGAAATTTTTGCAGGTTACATTCCCCATGCGGATCTTCAAGCTGATGGGTGTGGAGACCATTGTCGTAACAAATGCCTCTGGGGGTCTTTGTCAGGATTTCAAAGTGGGAGACATCATGGTCATTAAGGACCATATTAACTTGCCAGGGTTTGCTGGGCAGCACCCACTGTGCGGACCCAATGATGAACGGTATGCAGATaagggagagaaaaagagagggaggagGTATCTGATATAATTTTACAGaacttttttccatttaatgGAAAGCATGGTGTGTTTTCTTTCATCTCTTCCTCAGATTTGGGATCCGGTTTCCTTGCATGTCTGATGCTTACAGCAAAGACCTGAGGAAACTAGTTTTGGACATCACTGCTGAGCTGGGCTACTCTAATTTTGTGCATGAGGGGGTCTACTGTATGGTTAGTGGACCCAACTTTGAGACCATCGCTGAGGCACGCATGCTGCACATATTGGGAAGCGACTCTGTTGGTATGGACACTCACAaaacacaagaaaaataaaagataatgttgtcTTCTGTATCTGCCTTTTTTGTTTTACTAAACTTTAGACAATGTGTCTTGACaattaactgaataaataagttaaagTACTTTTTAGGAATATGAAACTTAGTTCCTCATTGCTGCATCAGTGTCCTCTCTCTGAGGAGTTTTCTTGTGTGTAGTGCCTGTCCTTTAATCGGTCTTTCATGAAAATTATAACTGGTTAAGAATGATGTGCCATACTAGCAGAGGGGAACTGCCATGTTAACTGATGGCGATGAGACCCACCCAGAGTGGCCCACTTTATGTGATTAGTTGAATAACTATCTTGACCATACGATTGGCATAAACTATACTCATCCTTTGTCCTCTGATGAGCTGAATGATGTCTTAGATAATTGGGCTCCTGTTACCAAACGGCTGCATTGTGAGGTATGTGATGCTGGTAAAGTACTGGTCAGTTGCTAGTTCCTGTGTGAGTCCTTCTTCCTGTGTATCCAACAAGACCCCAATATTCATCATTAAGTATTAAGGGAGACCCAGACCGGGTTTGCTTTATTAATGAATCACCTACTGTGCCACAACAGAGATGACTGCCATTTAATGAAgagtctctctctgtttctcttttcCTCCTGCTGCCTCACTCAGGCATGAGCACGGTTCCCGAGGTGACGGTAGCCAAGCATTGTGGACTGCGGGTCCTGGGTCTCTCGCTCATCACCAACAAGGTTTCTCTGGACTACAGCCGTGAGGAGAAGGTGAATCACGAGGAGGTGCTGCAGATCAGCAAGATGAGAGCTGAGATGCTCCAGAATGTGCTTGTAACCTTCATTGCTCGCTCTCATCAAGTGGAGACCATCAACAACAGCAACTGCATCTACTCAAATGCTGTGTAGGGTCCCTCAAACCGGCTGGATTGAGGGCACGTGATGTCATGTGAATCTATAGTACTACAGATCTTGAAGGCTCCCTGTTATGGTTAGCCTTTTAAATCTGGTTGGATGAAAATGTCCATATGTTACTGTGCCTTTGTGGAAGATGTATTTGATCTTCAGAATGTGATTGTTGCGTTGTTACACTATTGTATTTCCCTgactaaaaaagaaaatatgtaaataaccAAAATGTACAATGTAAATAAATCTCCCTCagttaaaattatgtaaaaaaaaaaaaaaaaaaaaaaaaaaaaaacatttgaatgctCAGATGGAACatgcatttaaaagcaaaaaataaatcaataaataaaacaaaataaaacactatactataag is a window of Carassius auratus strain Wakin chromosome 16, ASM336829v1, whole genome shotgun sequence DNA encoding:
- the pnp4b gene encoding purine nucleoside phosphorylase 4b isoform X2 encodes the protein MQGRFHLYEGYSLCKVTFPMRIFKLMGVETIVVTNASGGLCQDFKVGDIMVIKDHINLPGFAGQHPLCGPNDERFGIRFPCMSDAYSKDLRKLVLDITAELGYSNFVHEGVYCMVSGPNFETIAEARMLHILGSDSVGMSTVPEVTVAKHCGLRVLGLSLITNKVSLDYSREEKVNHEEVLQISKMRAEMLQNVLVTFIARSHQVETINNSNCIYSNAV
- the pnp4b gene encoding purine nucleoside phosphorylase 4b isoform X1 produces the protein MHTKENSCCCSFDDCKLTTEWLLSRTRHRPKIAIVCGSGLGLLADNVSNKQTFRYEDIPNFPVSTVPGHEGCLVFGQIKGKSCVFMQGRFHLYEGYSLCKVTFPMRIFKLMGVETIVVTNASGGLCQDFKVGDIMVIKDHINLPGFAGQHPLCGPNDERFGIRFPCMSDAYSKDLRKLVLDITAELGYSNFVHEGVYCMVSGPNFETIAEARMLHILGSDSVGMSTVPEVTVAKHCGLRVLGLSLITNKVSLDYSREEKVNHEEVLQISKMRAEMLQNVLVTFIARSHQVETINNSNCIYSNAV